In the Cellvibrio sp. KY-GH-1 genome, ACATCGACTTGAAAGTACGTGCGTACATTCAGGACAAACTTGCTAGTGCGTCAGTTAGCCGCGTTGATATTGAACGCCCCGCTAATACTGCGCGCATTACTATTCACACTGCCCGTCCAGGCATTGTGATCGGTAAAAAAGGTGAAGATGTTGATAAGTTGCGCGCTGAAGTTAGCAAGCAAATGGGCGTGCCTGTTCATATTAATATTGAAGAGATCCGCAAGCCTGATTTGGATGCAGCTTTAGTGGCACAAGGCGTGGCTCAGCAACTTGAGCGTCGTGTTATGTTCCGTCGCGCTATGAAGCGCGCGGTACAAAATGCTATGCGTCAAGGCGCTGAAGGTATCAAAATTCAAGTGGGTGGCCGCTTGGGTGGTGCCGAGATCGCTCGTAGTGAATGGTATCGCGAAGGTCGTGTGCCTCTGCACACTCTGCGTGCAGACATCGATTATGCAACTGCAGAAGCGAGCACCACCTACGGTATCATTGGTGTGAAAGTGTGGATTTTCAAAGGCGAAGTTATCGGTGATGTTGTAGAAACCGAAGCAGCGTCCAAGAAAAAAGCCGCTAAGTCCAAGTAAGGGGTACGCATCATGTTACAACCTAAGCGTACAAAGTTTCGCAAGCAGATGAAAGGCCGCAATCGCGGCTTAGCCCAACGTGGCTCCAAAGTTAGCTTTGGTGATTTCGGCTTGAAAGCAACTGGTCGCGGTCGCATTACTGCGCGTCAAATCGAAGCAGCACGTCGTGCGATGACTCGTCACGTTAAGCGTGGCGGAAAAATCTGGATCCGTGTATTCCCCGATAAGCCGATTACAGCTAAACCACTCGAAGTTCGTATGGGTAGCGGTAAAGGTGGTGTTGAATACTGGGTAGCGCAAATTCGCCCTGGCAAAGTTCTTTACGAAATGGATGGTGTAAGCGAGGAATTAGCTCGTGAAGCCTTCGCTCTTGCCGCGGCTAAATTGCCAATTACAACAACATTTGTTAAACGTTCGGTGATGTGATGAAAGCTTCAGAACTCCGCGAAAAATCCGTCGAAGAGCTGAATGGCGTCTTGTTGGAACAATTGAAAGAGCAGTTCAAATTGCGTATGCAAGCTTCTACTGGCCAGTTGAACCAATCGCACTTGCTGTCGCAAGTTCGTAAAGACATCGCTCGCATCAAAACGGCGCTTAGTCAAAAGGCAGGTAAGTAACGATGACTCAAGAAACTAAAGTGGCTCGTACACTGACTGGCAAAGTTGTCAGCGACAAGATGGATAAAACCATCACCGTGTTGATTGAGCGTCGTGTTAAGCACGAGCTTTATGGCAAGTACTCAACCAAATCATCCAAGCTTCACGCGCACGATGAAAAGAATGAGTGCAAGATAGGTGACATAGTGACTGTTTCTGAGTCGCGTCCTCTGTCAAAAACAAAGACCTGGTCTTTAGTAAAAATCGAAGAGCGCGCTTCCGAAGTCTAAGACTTCCGCGCTTTTGTAAGTCAGTTTCGGAGACGGACGATGATTCAAACAGAAAGCTACTTAGATGTTGCTGACAACAGCGGTGCCCGCCGTGTCATGTGCATCAAGGTTCTTGGCGGTTCCCACCGTCGCTATGCAGCCGTGGGTGACATCATCAAAGTAACCGTTAAGGAAGCAATTCCTCGCGGTAAGGTGAAAAAAGGCCAAGTAATGAAGGCAGTTGTTGTACGCACCAAAAAAGGCGTGCGTCGTCAAGACGGTTCATTAATCAAGTTTGACGATAATGCTGCCGTACTGCTGAACAACCAAGATGCTCCGATTGGTACCCGTATTTTCGGACCGGTAACTCGTGAGTTGCGCGGCGAGAAATTTATGAAAATCATTTCTTTGGCTCCAGAAGTGCTGTAAGGCACTCAGTCAAGTCAAAGAGTCGAGGGCAGATAAATGCGTAAAATTAAACGTGATGACGAAGTGATTGTTATCGCCGGACGTGATAAGGGCAAGCGCGGTAAAGTGGTTCGCGTATTGGCTGAAGATCGTTTGATTGTTAGCGGCGTTAACATCATCAAGAAACACCAAAAGCCAAACCCACAATTGGGTGTTGCTGGTGGAATCGTTGAAAAAGAAGCTGCGATTCACGCTTCCAATGTTGCTATTTATAATCCGGCAACTAAGAAAGCTGACCGCGTAGGTTTCAAAGTGCTTGAAAATGGCGATAAAGTTCGTGTTTTCAAATCCAATGGCGAAACCCTGGGAGCGTAATGAAACATGGCTAGGTTAAAACAACTTTACGTGAAAGAACTCGCTCCAAAACTCAAAGAAGAATTGGGTTTGGCGAACGTAATGGAAGTGCCAAAGATCACCAAGATCACCATTAACATGGGTGTTGGCGAAGCTGTTGGCGACAAAAAGATCCTGGAAAACGCCGTTAATGATCTGACAAAAATTGCTGGTCAGAAAGTGGTTGTTACCAATGCGCGTAAATCAATCGCGGGCTTTAAAATCCGTGATGGTTGGCCGATTGGTTGCAAAGTAACTCTGCGCTCAGATCGTATGTACGAATTCCTTGATCGCTTGATCACTATTGCTATTCCTCGTATTCGCGATTTCCGCGGTATCAGTCCGAAGCAATTTGATGGTCGCGGCAATTTTTCAATGGGTGTGACTGAACAAATTATCTTCCCGGAAATCGACTACGACAAAGTAGATCGTTTACGTGGTCTGGATATTTGTATCACCACAACGGCTCGCACTGACGAAGAAGGTCGTGCGTTGTTGAAAGCGTTTAACTTCCCTTTCAAAGGCTAAGGTGACGTCATGGCTAAAAAATCTATGATTGCACGCGAAGCTAAACGTGCAGAAACCGTTAAAAAATTTGCTGCCAAGCGCGCAGAATTGAAAGCACTTATCCAAAGCCCAGCTTCTTCTGAGGAGCAGGTTTGGGAAGCGCAAATCAAACTGCAAAAAATGCCTCGTGATGCCAGCGCTACTCGTCAGCGTAACCGCTGCCGCGTGACTGGCCGCCCGCACGGTGTTTATCGCAAGTTCGGCTTGTGCCGTCACAAGTTGCGTGAAGCCGCTATGCGTGGTGATGTCCCCGGTTTGGTCAAGGCCAGCTGGTAGGCCTCGGCTTAATTTTAGGAGCAGAATCTGATGAGCATGCAAGATCCAATGGCAGATATGCTGACCCGCATTCGCAATGCGCAAAATGTTGGTAAAGCTTCTGTAACCATGCCTTCTTCCAAATTGAAAGTAAGCGTGGCAAAAGTACTCTCTGATGAGGGTTATGTTAATGGTTTTTCAGTGAGCGAAGGCCCAAAGCAAGAGCTGACTGTAGAATTGAAATATTTTGAGGGCAAGCCAGTTATTGTTGAGCTTGACCGCGTAAGCCGTCCAGGTTTACGTAATTATGCTGGTAAAACCGCGCTGCCTACCGTTCGCGGTGGTTTGGGTATCGCAATTGTTTCTACCAGTAAAGGTGTAATGACTGATCGTGCTGCTCGTGCCGCTGGCGTGGGTGGTGAAGTCCTCTGCACAGTATTCTAATTTGGGAAATCGTCATGTCACGAGTTGCAAAAAGTCCGGTTGAAGTACCTGCTGCAGTGACTGTCACTCTTAACGGACAGGCTCTGTCCGTTAAAGGCAGCAAAGGTACATTGGCGCTGCAAGTCCATGCGAACGTAGAAGTCAAGCACGAAAACAACGTGCTCACTTTTGCTCCGCGCGATGGCGCCAAGCAGTCAGATGCGCTAGCAGGCACTACCCGTGCGCTAGTTAATAACATGGTAAAAGGCGTTAGCCAGGGTTTCGAAAAGAAACTAAATCTGGTTGGTGTGGGTTATCGTGTTAAAGCAGAGGGCAATACTGTAAACCTGTCTTTGGGTTTGTCGCATCCAGTTAACTACGCTCTGCCTGCAGGCGTAACTGTTGAGACCCCAAGTCAGACTGAAATAGTACTCAGAGGCGCTGACAAGCAGTTGCTTGGTCAGGTTGCTGCTGAAATTCGTTCGTTCCGCGAGCCAGAACCTTATAAGGGTAAAGGTGTTCGTTATTCGGATGAAAATGTACTGCGTAAAGAAGCTAAGAAGAAGTAGGGCTAAGATATGAGCGATAAGAAAGAAAGTCGTCTTCGCCGTGCACGTCGTGCCCGTGCCAAGATTCGTGAATTAGGTGCTGCACGTCTCACCATTCACCGTTCTCCACGCCATATCTATGCTCAGCTGATTTCTGGTGATGGTGCTCGCGTTCTCGCGAGTGCCTCCACACTGGATAAAGATTTGCGCAGTGGTAAAACTGGTAACGCTGATGCTGCCAAAGCTGTAGGTGCTCTGATTGCTGAGCGCGCAAAAGCAGCTGGTATCACTCAAGTAGCTTTCGACCGCAGTGGTTTCAAGTACCACGGTCGCGTAAAAGCTCTGGCTGATGCAGCGCGTGAAGGCGGATTGGAATTCTAAAGGTGAGATATGGCATACGCTAAGAAAGAAGAAGACAACAACGAAGGCTTGCAGGAAAAATTAGTTCAAGTTAATCGTGTTGCTAAAACTGTAAAAGGTGGTCGTATCTTCCAATTCACCGCACTAACTGTTGTTGGTGATGGTAATGGAAAAGTAGGTTTTGGCCGCGGCAAAGCACGTGAAGTGCCCATTGCGATTCAAAAAGCGATGGAAGCAGCTCGTCGTAACATGATCAGTGTTGATCTGAATGGCGACACCATTCAGTACCCAACCAAAGGAGTTCATGGCGCGTCAAAAGTTTACATGCAACCAGCGTCACAAGGTACCGGCGTAATCGCTGGCGGTGCTATGCGCGCCGTCCTCGAAATTGCAGGTATCCAGAACGTTCTTTCCAAGTGCTACGGTTCAACCAACCCGGTAAACGTAGTTCGTGCAACGTTTAACGCGCTGAAAGAGATGACTTCACCTGAAGCAGTTGCTGCAAAACGCGGTAAGACTGTTGAAGATATTCTGAACTAATCGATTAGTTCGATTATTAGATGGCGGAATTCACCATGTCTAAGAAAATGATTAAAGTGACCCAGATCAAGAGCACAGCTCACCGTCTGGCGAACCATAAAGCTTGCGTACGCGGCTTGGGTTTACGTCGCATCGGTCACTCTGTGGAAGTTGAAGATACTCCTTCAGTTCGCGGCATGATCAATGTTGTCAACTATCTGGTTAAGGTAGAAGGGGAATAAGATGCGTCTGAATACTCTGAGTCCGGCACCTGGTCGTGTGCATGCTAAAAAGCGTGTAGGCCGTGGTATCGGTAGCGGCTTGGGTAAAACTGCAGGTCGTGGTCACAAAGGTTTGAAATCTCGTTCAGGTGGCTCAGTAAGACCAGGTTTTGAAGGCGGTCAAATGCCTTTGCAAATCCGTTTACCTAAATACGGTTTTACTTCCCGTATCGGTATGGTTACTGCTGAGATTCGTTTGTCGGAATTGAATGCTGTTGAAGGTTCAATTGTTGATATCGAAACCTTGAAGCAAGCAGGTTTGATTAGCTCGGTTATCAAGCGTGCGAAAATTTTCGCTTCTGGTGAAGTGAAAAAAGCTGTCACTGTTAAAGGCCTGGCTGTAACTAAAGGTGCTAAAGCAGCGATTGAAGCCGCTGGCGGAAAAGTAGAAGAGTAACGAGGCGCGGATGGCAACTTCAGGTAATCTGCCATTAGCAAATCAAAGAGGCTTGGGCGAGCTTTGGGCTCGTCTTCGCTTTTTGTTTCTGGCAATCGTGATTTATCGTATTGGTACTCACATACCAGTGCCAGGTTTAGACCCAGAGCGCATTGCGAATCTGTTCAATCAAAATCAAGGCACCATTCTTGGCATGTTTAACATGTTCTCAGGTGGTGCTTTAGAACGCATGAGCATTCTTGCTTTGGGTATCATGCCTTACATTTCTGCATCGATTATTATGCAGTTGCTAACGGCAGTTACTCCGTCTTTGGAGCAATTGAAAAAGGAAGGTGATGCTGGTCGTCGGAAGATCAATCAGTACACTCGCTACTTCACTGTAGTCCTGGCAACAGTTCAAGCGCTGGCAATGGCAGTAAGTTTTTCTGCTTATGCATTTGGTGGTGAACCTAGCTTCTCCTATTACTTCATTGCGGTTGTGTCATTAGTGACAGGCGCGGTATTTATGATGTGGCTGGGGGAGCAAGTAACTGAGCGCGGTATTGGTAATGGCATTTCGATGCTCATTTTCGCCGGTATTGTTGCTGGTATGCCAAGCGCTATTGGTCAAGCATTCGAGAGTGCGAGACAAGGTGACTTACACATTATTGCGTTGCTAATTGTTAGTATTTTGGCAATTGCAATAATCTGGTTAGTGGTTCGTATCGAGCGCGGCCAGCGCCGGATTACTGTTAACTATGCCAAGCGTCAGCAAGGTCGTCAGGGATATGCCGCGCAAAGTAGCCACCTTCCGTTAAAGATTAATATGTCAGGTGTAATCCCTGCCATTTTCGCCAGTAGTATTCTGCTATTCCCAGCGTCAATAGCGCAGTGGTTTGGGCAGGGAGGTGAAGGTGTTGTAAACGAATTTTTACAAGAGTTGGCTTTGGCTATAGGTCCCGGACAGCCTTTGTACATTATTCTGTTTGCAGGTCTGATTACGTTTTTCTGTTTCTTCTACACGGCTTTGATGTTTAACCCGAAGGAAGTGGCAGATAACCTGAAGAAATCTGGTGCCTATATCCCCGGTATTCGTCCGGGAGAACACTCAGCGAAGTATATTGATAGCGTGTTAACTCGTTTAACCGTAGTTGGCGCAATCTATATGTCTGCTGTTTGCTTGTTGCCAGAGTTTCTCGTAGTGGCTACTGGTGTTCCATTTTACCTTGGTGGAACTTCTCTGCTAATTGTAGTAGTAGTTGTGATGGATTTTATGTCACAGGTCCAGGCCCACTTGATGTCCCATCAGTATGAGTCGCTGATGAAGAAATCAAATTTAAAAGGGTATGGCAGCGGCAACGCTCGCTAATCCAAGTATTGAGGTTGAATCATGAAAGTTCGTGCTTCTGTTAAAAAGATTTGTCGCAATTGTAAGATGGTTCGTCGTAACGGTGTTTTGCGTGTAATTTGCGCCGTTGAGCCACGCCACAAGCAGCGTCAAGGCTAATAGCTAAGATTGCTCCGGTAAACTCAGGCAGGTCATATACCTGCCTGAGTTTTTTATCGGAGCAAATGTGGC is a window encoding:
- the rpmC gene encoding 50S ribosomal protein L29 gives rise to the protein MKASELREKSVEELNGVLLEQLKEQFKLRMQASTGQLNQSHLLSQVRKDIARIKTALSQKAGK
- the rpmJ gene encoding 50S ribosomal protein L36; amino-acid sequence: MKVRASVKKICRNCKMVRRNGVLRVICAVEPRHKQRQG
- the rplN gene encoding 50S ribosomal protein L14, with the translated sequence MIQTESYLDVADNSGARRVMCIKVLGGSHRRYAAVGDIIKVTVKEAIPRGKVKKGQVMKAVVVRTKKGVRRQDGSLIKFDDNAAVLLNNQDAPIGTRIFGPVTRELRGEKFMKIISLAPEVL
- the rplF gene encoding 50S ribosomal protein L6 is translated as MSRVAKSPVEVPAAVTVTLNGQALSVKGSKGTLALQVHANVEVKHENNVLTFAPRDGAKQSDALAGTTRALVNNMVKGVSQGFEKKLNLVGVGYRVKAEGNTVNLSLGLSHPVNYALPAGVTVETPSQTEIVLRGADKQLLGQVAAEIRSFREPEPYKGKGVRYSDENVLRKEAKKK
- the rplE gene encoding 50S ribosomal protein L5 codes for the protein MARLKQLYVKELAPKLKEELGLANVMEVPKITKITINMGVGEAVGDKKILENAVNDLTKIAGQKVVVTNARKSIAGFKIRDGWPIGCKVTLRSDRMYEFLDRLITIAIPRIRDFRGISPKQFDGRGNFSMGVTEQIIFPEIDYDKVDRLRGLDICITTTARTDEEGRALLKAFNFPFKG
- the rplX gene encoding 50S ribosomal protein L24; its protein translation is MRKIKRDDEVIVIAGRDKGKRGKVVRVLAEDRLIVSGVNIIKKHQKPNPQLGVAGGIVEKEAAIHASNVAIYNPATKKADRVGFKVLENGDKVRVFKSNGETLGA
- the secY gene encoding preprotein translocase subunit SecY, whose translation is MATSGNLPLANQRGLGELWARLRFLFLAIVIYRIGTHIPVPGLDPERIANLFNQNQGTILGMFNMFSGGALERMSILALGIMPYISASIIMQLLTAVTPSLEQLKKEGDAGRRKINQYTRYFTVVLATVQALAMAVSFSAYAFGGEPSFSYYFIAVVSLVTGAVFMMWLGEQVTERGIGNGISMLIFAGIVAGMPSAIGQAFESARQGDLHIIALLIVSILAIAIIWLVVRIERGQRRITVNYAKRQQGRQGYAAQSSHLPLKINMSGVIPAIFASSILLFPASIAQWFGQGGEGVVNEFLQELALAIGPGQPLYIILFAGLITFFCFFYTALMFNPKEVADNLKKSGAYIPGIRPGEHSAKYIDSVLTRLTVVGAIYMSAVCLLPEFLVVATGVPFYLGGTSLLIVVVVVMDFMSQVQAHLMSHQYESLMKKSNLKGYGSGNAR
- the rplR gene encoding 50S ribosomal protein L18 encodes the protein MSDKKESRLRRARRARAKIRELGAARLTIHRSPRHIYAQLISGDGARVLASASTLDKDLRSGKTGNADAAKAVGALIAERAKAAGITQVAFDRSGFKYHGRVKALADAAREGGLEF
- the rplO gene encoding 50S ribosomal protein L15, whose protein sequence is MRLNTLSPAPGRVHAKKRVGRGIGSGLGKTAGRGHKGLKSRSGGSVRPGFEGGQMPLQIRLPKYGFTSRIGMVTAEIRLSELNAVEGSIVDIETLKQAGLISSVIKRAKIFASGEVKKAVTVKGLAVTKGAKAAIEAAGGKVEE
- the rpsC gene encoding 30S ribosomal protein S3, encoding MGQKVHPNGIRLGIIKKHTSVWYADGTEYADKLNIDLKVRAYIQDKLASASVSRVDIERPANTARITIHTARPGIVIGKKGEDVDKLRAEVSKQMGVPVHINIEEIRKPDLDAALVAQGVAQQLERRVMFRRAMKRAVQNAMRQGAEGIKIQVGGRLGGAEIARSEWYREGRVPLHTLRADIDYATAEASTTYGIIGVKVWIFKGEVIGDVVETEAASKKKAAKSK
- the rpmD gene encoding 50S ribosomal protein L30, with product MSKKMIKVTQIKSTAHRLANHKACVRGLGLRRIGHSVEVEDTPSVRGMINVVNYLVKVEGE
- the rplP gene encoding 50S ribosomal protein L16; amino-acid sequence: MLQPKRTKFRKQMKGRNRGLAQRGSKVSFGDFGLKATGRGRITARQIEAARRAMTRHVKRGGKIWIRVFPDKPITAKPLEVRMGSGKGGVEYWVAQIRPGKVLYEMDGVSEELAREAFALAAAKLPITTTFVKRSVM
- the rpsE gene encoding 30S ribosomal protein S5, giving the protein MAYAKKEEDNNEGLQEKLVQVNRVAKTVKGGRIFQFTALTVVGDGNGKVGFGRGKAREVPIAIQKAMEAARRNMISVDLNGDTIQYPTKGVHGASKVYMQPASQGTGVIAGGAMRAVLEIAGIQNVLSKCYGSTNPVNVVRATFNALKEMTSPEAVAAKRGKTVEDILN
- the rpsH gene encoding 30S ribosomal protein S8 gives rise to the protein MSMQDPMADMLTRIRNAQNVGKASVTMPSSKLKVSVAKVLSDEGYVNGFSVSEGPKQELTVELKYFEGKPVIVELDRVSRPGLRNYAGKTALPTVRGGLGIAIVSTSKGVMTDRAARAAGVGGEVLCTVF
- the rpsQ gene encoding 30S ribosomal protein S17; its protein translation is MTQETKVARTLTGKVVSDKMDKTITVLIERRVKHELYGKYSTKSSKLHAHDEKNECKIGDIVTVSESRPLSKTKTWSLVKIEERASEV
- the rpsN gene encoding 30S ribosomal protein S14, with the translated sequence MAKKSMIAREAKRAETVKKFAAKRAELKALIQSPASSEEQVWEAQIKLQKMPRDASATRQRNRCRVTGRPHGVYRKFGLCRHKLREAAMRGDVPGLVKASW